The Pseudomonas sp. SCB32 DNA window CCAGGGCACGGTCACGGTTGGCGACCTTGATGAACATCGAGTTGATGGCGCGGTAACGCACTTCGTCGTAGCTCGGGTGGTCGCTGAACAACGCGTAGGTGCGCAGGATGTTGTCGATCATGAACCGGTGGTTCTTGTAGCTGTTGGTCGCGTGCTTGCGATAGCGCGCCATGACCACACTGAGGCCATCGATGAAGTAGCCGGCGTGGGTGACCTTCAGCTCGATCAGCAGGTCTTCCAGGCGAATCTGCGGGTCGAAACCGCCGACCTTCTCCAGCGCCTCGCGGCGGAACAGCAGGGTCGGTGCCGGCGGATAGGGTTTGCGCTCGAGGAACATGTCGTCGAAGTCCAGGCGACGGAAAGGCACGTCGCGGCGCTGGCGCTTCTCCGGGAACAGGTTGCCCTGGGAGTCGATCAGCTCGATGTTGCCCGCACAGATGCCGACCTCGGGCTTGTCGCGCATGTACTCGACCTGGATCGCCAGGCGGTCGGGCATCATGATGTCGTCCGAACCGAACGGCGCGATCAGCTCGCCCCGCGAGCGGGCGATCGCCTCGTTGAGGGTGTGGGTAAGTCCACGGTTTTCCTGCACACGGAAGTCGAAACCGTGCTGCTCCTGCAGGCGGCGGATGCGCTCGACGCTATCGTCCTTGGAGCCGTCATCGACCACCAGCAGCTCGATATTGGGATAGGTCTGGTTGAGCACGCTGAGGATGCTTTCCTCGATATACGGCCCGTGGTTGTAGGAGGCGATGATGACCGTCACCAACGGTCTGTAGGTCTCACTCATGACGGCCCTTTCCGGCATCGCGCAGCGCCCCCTCGATCAGGTCGAGGTAATGCTGGCGGAATTCATCGATATCGTGCTCTCGGCACAGGTAGGCATAGGACTGGTCGCCCTTCTCGCGCAGCCGCTCGTCGTCCAGCGCGAGGTAGTCGGCCAAGGCTCTGGCCAGGGCATCGGCGTCGCCCGGCGGCACCAGCTGCCCGCCGGCGCCCAGAAGCAGGGGGCGCATGGCCGGAATGTCCGAGCCGATTACCGGCAGGCGACCGCTCATGCCCTCCAGCAGCGCCAGGCCCAGCCCCTCTTTCAGCGAGGGCATCGCCCAGATGTCGAAGGCGCGCACGTATTGCAGGGCGTCCGGACGACTGCCAGTCAGGTGAACCTTGCCGGCGATGCCAAGGCGCTCGGCTTCCTGCCGCAGGGTCTGCTCCTCGCGGCCGGCACCGATGATCGCCAGGTGCGCGTGCGGGAAGCGCTCATGGATCTGCGCGAAGGCGCGGATCAGGTAAATGTGGCCCTTGACCGGCACCAGCCGACCGAGGGCGCCGACCAGGCGCACATCCTGGGGCAGGTCGAGCCGGCGGCGCGCCTCCTCGCGGGGGAGCTGCAGCGCCTCGGCCTGCGGAATGTCGATGGCGTTGGTGATGGCCACCGTATTGCGTTCGGTGAAGCCGCAGGCGCAATCCAGCAGGTACTGGCGCACGGCCGGCGAAACGCCGACGAAGCGCCAGGCCTTGTCGATCAGGCGGCGCGTCTGCAGACGCCGGTAGAGTCGGTCGTACTCACCAAAACCATGGGAAATCCCGATGCACACCGGCACCCGCAGCCAGCGATTGAGCTGCAGGAACATGTTCACCGGCTTGAAGCGGTTGCAGACCACGACGTCGAAGCCTTCCGCGCGGCAGAAGCGGTACAGCTGCCACATGGCACGCAGGCGCATGCCCTTGAGCTGCGCATCGGAGAATTCGAAGTACACCGAGCGCTGGGCCCGGCTGACCGGTTCGCCCGCCCCCGGCTGACCACGCAGGAAGGCCGAGACCACGTCGAAACGCTCCGCCGGCAGGCATTTGACGATCTGCTCGGCGAGGTCGGCGAAATCATGCGCCTTGACGTTGTAGTCCGGCTGCAGTTGAAGAACCTTGTAGCGCTTGCTCATTACCAACCCCTGAAAGCACGCGGCCCGGCAACACCGGCCCGCGCTACGTCGCCCGTCTTGGTGACCCGGCCGCCGCAACGGCGGCGCCGGTCAGCGCTCCGACTCGGCCGTCAGCGCCGCGACCTGCGGCAGATGCCAGAACTCCCGGCGCACCGCCTCGTCGGAGAAGCGCATCCGCAGGCGCTCATCCATCAACCGGGCGCAGGCCTCGCGCTGCTGGCGGTCGAGCGCGGCCAGGTGCAGCAGCCCTTCCCCCAGCGCCGCATCATCGCGCAACGGGAAGAGTATGCCGACACCCTCGACCACTTCCCCGGCACCGCCTCCGGAAGTGGAGATCGCCGGCACACCGGCTGCCATCGCCTCCAGCAGGACCATGCCGAAAGGCTCATGGTCGGAGCTCAGGGCAAAGGCATCGAATGCCTTGAAGTAGCGCCGGGCATCGGGCACCTGGCCGAGGAACAGCACGCGTTCGGCGATGCCGAGCTCGCGAGCGAGGTCCTTGAGGTCTTCCTCCAGGCGGCCCTTGCCGAGGATAGCCAGCAGGCTGTTGTGCGGCAGGCGCGGCAGTGCCTGGGCGAAGCCGCGCAGCAGGGTCGCCTGGTCCTTGTCCGGGTGCAGGCGGCCGACGTTGCCGACCACCCAGGCGTTGTCCGGCAGCCCCAGGTGCTGGCGCGCCGGGTAGCGGTCGACCTGAACGGCCTGCAGCGCGTCGACGTCGACACGGTTGTACAGCGTCTCGATGCGCGCCTTCGGCCAGGCAGGCAGGCAGGTGCGGATCTCGTCGCGCACTGCGTTGGACACCGCCAGCAGGCTCAGGCGCTTGGCGAAGACGCGGGCGAACAGCTTGCGACCCAGCCGCTGGAAATCGCCGAATCCATGATGCACACCGATGACCGGCAGCTTGGTGCCGAGCATGGCGATCCAGGTCGGCTTGAAGCGATGCGCGATGCAGAAGCGGAAGTCGCGCGAGCGGGCAATCTCACGCAAGTCGCGGATCGCCTTGAGCTTCAGCCCGCGGATGTCCCGTGAGCTGTAGTCGAGGAAGAGCACCTCGTCGCTGGCGCAGCCGGCGGCCACCTCCGGGTCGGGCGTACCGGTGAGGAACACCGTGGTGACCCGGTAACCGGTACCGGCGAACAGGCTGGCGTACTGACGGGCACAGTCGAGGAACGGCCCGTCATAGCCGTGGCAGAACTGCAGGACGCGCGGTTCAGCCGAGCGAGTCATAGGGCTCCGCGCCATCCTTGACCACAAGGATGTCCTGCATGATCAGGTACTGCAGGTCCGAGCCGTAGAACATGTTCAGGGCGTCGGTCGGCGAGCAGACCATCGGCTCGCCACGGCGGTTCAGCGAGGTGTTGAGCGCCACGCCGTTGCCGGTGAGCTTCTCCAGCTCCTTCATCATGTCGTAGTAGCGCGGGTTGAACTCGCGCTTGAGCACCTGGGCGCGGGAGGTGCCGTCTTCATGGACGACTTCCGGCACGCGGGTCTTCCACTCTTCGTTGACTTCGAAGGTGAAGGTCATGAACGGCGCCGGGTGGTCGATCTTGAACATCTGCGGGCCGACGGTATCAAGCATCGACGGGCAGAAGGGCCTCCAGCGCTCGCGGAACTTGATCTGCGCGTTGATGCGGTCTGCCACGCCGGGAACGCTCGGGCAACCGATGATCGAGCGGCCGCCGAGGGCGCGCGGGCCGAACTCCAGGCGGCCCTGGAACCAGGCCACCGGATTGCCGTCCACCAGCACCTTGGCGATCAGCTCGGACAGGTTGTCGATCTTGCGCCAGGTCGGCTTGGCCTCGTGGCGGGCGCAGGCGGCGATGACGTCTTCGTTGCTGTATTCCGGTCCGAGGTAGACGTGTTCCATCTTCTCGACCGGTACGCCGCGCTCCCAGGACACATAGGCCGCCGCGCCAACCGCGGTGCCGGCATCGCTGGCCGCGGGCTGCACGTACAGCTCCTTGACCTCGGGACGGGCGATGATCTTCTGGTTGAGCTTGACGTTCAGCGCGCAGCCGCCGGCGAAGGCGATCTTGCCGGTCTCGCGGATGATGTCGCCCAGGTAGTAATCC harbors:
- a CDS encoding glycosyltransferase, which produces MSETYRPLVTVIIASYNHGPYIEESILSVLNQTYPNIELLVVDDGSKDDSVERIRRLQEQHGFDFRVQENRGLTHTLNEAIARSRGELIAPFGSDDIMMPDRLAIQVEYMRDKPEVGICAGNIELIDSQGNLFPEKRQRRDVPFRRLDFDDMFLERKPYPPAPTLLFRREALEKVGGFDPQIRLEDLLIELKVTHAGYFIDGLSVVMARYRKHATNSYKNHRFMIDNILRTYALFSDHPSYDEVRYRAINSMFIKVANRDRALARELLAQLPLKAWTRRTLRGLARLYFSPLEKH
- a CDS encoding glycosyltransferase encodes the protein MSKRYKVLQLQPDYNVKAHDFADLAEQIVKCLPAERFDVVSAFLRGQPGAGEPVSRAQRSVYFEFSDAQLKGMRLRAMWQLYRFCRAEGFDVVVCNRFKPVNMFLQLNRWLRVPVCIGISHGFGEYDRLYRRLQTRRLIDKAWRFVGVSPAVRQYLLDCACGFTERNTVAITNAIDIPQAEALQLPREEARRRLDLPQDVRLVGALGRLVPVKGHIYLIRAFAQIHERFPHAHLAIIGAGREEQTLRQEAERLGIAGKVHLTGSRPDALQYVRAFDIWAMPSLKEGLGLALLEGMSGRLPVIGSDIPAMRPLLLGAGGQLVPPGDADALARALADYLALDDERLREKGDQSYAYLCREHDIDEFRQHYLDLIEGALRDAGKGRHE
- a CDS encoding glycosyltransferase, translated to MTRSAEPRVLQFCHGYDGPFLDCARQYASLFAGTGYRVTTVFLTGTPDPEVAAGCASDEVLFLDYSSRDIRGLKLKAIRDLREIARSRDFRFCIAHRFKPTWIAMLGTKLPVIGVHHGFGDFQRLGRKLFARVFAKRLSLLAVSNAVRDEIRTCLPAWPKARIETLYNRVDVDALQAVQVDRYPARQHLGLPDNAWVVGNVGRLHPDKDQATLLRGFAQALPRLPHNSLLAILGKGRLEEDLKDLARELGIAERVLFLGQVPDARRYFKAFDAFALSSDHEPFGMVLLEAMAAGVPAISTSGGGAGEVVEGVGILFPLRDDAALGEGLLHLAALDRQQREACARLMDERLRMRFSDEAVRREFWHLPQVAALTAESER